CACGGGCCCGATGACCGAGGGCTCCCACCGGGCCAGCGCCGTGGCGCGGAAGGCCTTGGCCACCAGGTTGCGATGATCGTGGTGTTCCCTGCCGCCCATCGCCAAAATGGTGTGTCCCATCACCAAGCCGATCGTCTTGTCGTAGGCGGCCGACGTGAAGACCCGGTCGTCGCGGAAAGCCTGGGAGACACCGTCGTAGTCGAACAGGACCCATTCGTCGTCGGGCCGCAATTCCTCGGGCAGCTGCCCGGAATCGGCCAGGGAGCCATGCCAAACCGGGTCGGTGCGCCGCATGTGTTCGAAGAACGGATAGGGGCTGGTTTCGCCGGTGAAATCGAGCGGGGGGACCACGGGCTGACTGTTCGGGTCAGTGCTGAGCGTCATCAGCGCTTCCTCCTGGAAACAACCGAGTAAGGCCGTTCGCGCGGACCGATTGACGACCGTGCGCGAGTCCACGGCGGGTTTGTACCGAGCGGAATTTAGCTATCATAGTATAAATAGCAACGTAGCCCAACGGCCCGGGCGATCGCCGTGGCCCGCCCCGCCCGCAGCGCCGGCCGGCGACGTTTGGCGCGCCGATACCTACCTCGTCTGCTTCCGGCTAAAAGCGCAGGTCTACCTTGAAGGTGGTTTAGCGTGCATGACGAGCCGGAGAAAACGGATAGGTATGACACAGACGAACCTGGCCCGGCCACATGGCCTCACCCGCATCGACCCCGTGCTGCGCGACGCCGCCGTCGAATTGGGCGCCTTCGAATTTCGCGCCGAGACGCTGGCCGCCGAGCGGGAGCACGCCGACCTGCTGGCCGCACAGCGCGCCGCGGCGGCCGACCCCAGCGGCGTCTCCATCGACTCCCGATCCATCGCCGGGCCGGGCGGTCAGCTGGGGCTGCGTTTGTACCGCGGCCGCACCGAATCCGCCGCGCCCCTGGTGGTGTACGCCCACGGCGGCGGGTTCGTCACCGGGAACCTGGAGACCGACCACGCGCACTGCGTGGAATTGGCCCGTGACGGCGGCTGTCTGGTGGTATCCGTCGACTACCGGCTGGCGCCGGAGAACCCGTGCCCGGCGGCACTGGACGACGTCGAGGCGGCCTTGCGTTACGCGGTCGACAACAGCGCGGAACTGGACGCCGACGCCAGCCGTATCGCGGTCATGGGGCGCGACGCCGGCGCGGCCCTCGTCGCGGGCCTGACCCAGCGCATGTTCGACCAGGAAGGGCCGACCATCCTGATGCAGATCCTGCACCAGCCGATGCTCGACTCCGATGCCACGCCGTCGCGTCGCGAGTTCCAGCGCACCCCTGGCCTCAACGGTCCGGCCGTGAGCCGGGCATGGAATCACTACCTCGGCCACGCCAGCGCCACTGGGCAACACGTCCCGGCGCACCGGGCGAACCTCGAGGGGCTGCCACCCACGTTCGTCAGCTGCTCCGAGATCGATCCCTGCCGAGACGAGGCAATCGACTACGCCAACCGGCTGCTGCACGCGTACGTCCATACCGAATTGCATGTGATTGCAGCGACCTTCAACGGCTTCGACTCGATGGTGCCGGATTGGGTTGTTTCCCAGGAGAACCGGGCGCTGCACGCCCAGGCGGTGCGCCGCGTGTTCGCCATGTAGGAACGGCTGACCCGGGCGGCTTTCGCGATACCCCGAGGCGGACATTCGTCGCCGCATTTACCGACCGAACTCCGGTATCTCTTACCGTATCGCCCGTTGCTAACATCAGAAACGCCAGCCAACCGAGGACCGATCGGGCGGATGATCAAACACCCAAACCGTTTCCGTTGCACCCGCAGCGATCGAATGTCAAGAAGGATCCCCTCGGCACCATGACCACCATCGACTCTCCCGAAAAGGCCCTATTCACCTCGACCACCCAGGCCTTTCTGGACAAGGAGGCGCCGCTACGCCGGGTACGGGAGCTGCATGCCGAGGGCGCGTCCTTCGACCCCGCGTGGTGGCGGCGCGCCGCGGAACTCGGCTGGACCGGGCTGCTCGTTCCCGAGGAGCTGGGCGGCGGAAGCGTGTCGGAGAGCGGCTTCGCCGATCTGGCAATGGTCGCCGAGCAACTCGGAAGGACGGTCGCGCCCGGGCCGCTGTATCCGGTCAGCACCGTCCTGGCGGCGCTCGCCGAGTGCACGAACTCCGACGCGCACACCGACGTCATCGAGGCGCTGATTGCGGGCGAATCGGTGGCGTCGTGGGCGGTGTGCGAGCCCGGCCGGGGCTGGGTGCCGCTGGATCCCTCGGTGACGGCCACCGAAACCGATTCCGGCTACCGCATCGACGGCGTCAAGGACCGCGTCGAGGCGGGCGCCCAGAGCGCGGCGCTGCTGGTGGTGGCGCGCCGCGGCCCGAATGACGCTGAGATTCGCCAGTTTCTGGTCCCGACGGACGC
The sequence above is drawn from the Mycobacterium marseillense genome and encodes:
- a CDS encoding alpha/beta hydrolase; its protein translation is MTQTNLARPHGLTRIDPVLRDAAVELGAFEFRAETLAAEREHADLLAAQRAAAADPSGVSIDSRSIAGPGGQLGLRLYRGRTESAAPLVVYAHGGGFVTGNLETDHAHCVELARDGGCLVVSVDYRLAPENPCPAALDDVEAALRYAVDNSAELDADASRIAVMGRDAGAALVAGLTQRMFDQEGPTILMQILHQPMLDSDATPSRREFQRTPGLNGPAVSRAWNHYLGHASATGQHVPAHRANLEGLPPTFVSCSEIDPCRDEAIDYANRLLHAYVHTELHVIAATFNGFDSMVPDWVVSQENRALHAQAVRRVFAM